The window CTGGTATTGTTACATTTGAAGATTTAATTGAAGAAATTGTTGGTAATATCTTTGATGAATATGATGATGAAGAACAAGAAATTTCCGAAATTAAAGATGATGAATATTTAATTGAAGGATTAACAAATATTGATGATGTGGAAGATATTTTAAATGCTCAATTACCTGTTGAAGAATATGATACTTTATCTGGTTTCATCTTAGGTCAATTAGGTAGATTCCCTGAAGAAGGAGAAGCGATTGTTATTGTATATAACAACTATCGCTTTGAAGTATTAGAATATCAAGATAGAGTAATCGAAAAAGTCAAAGTTACTAGAATTCAACCAGTAGAAAATAATACAGTAGATGAGGATTAACCTCATCTACTTTTTTTCTTAATAAAATGTTACAATTTAATTAGAGGTGATTATATGAATATAGCATTTGTTTCAAGTGAAGTATTTCCTTATTCTAAGACAGGTGGATTAGCAGATATCGCTCATTTTTTACCTAAAGGTTTAATTAAACATGGAAATCAAGTTACATTGATTACGCCCTACTATAAATCGATTAGTAAGTATCATCACGATATGGAATTTTTAGGTAGAAAGAATATCATCATGGGAGGTATCGAAACAATTGTAAATTTCTTTATCTTAAAGAAAGATGACTTAGATATTGTTTTTATTCAAAATATGCATTATTTTGAACGTGATAGATTTTATGGATACAATGATGATGCAGAAAGATTTACATGTTTTTCATATGCAGCATTAGAAGTGCTTCAATTATTAAAAAATTTTCCAAACATTTTACATTTGAATGATTGGCAAACCGGAATGATTCCATATCTACTAGACACACATTATCGTCATAGAAATCTCAATTATTATAAATTACATACATTATTGACCATTCACAACCTAGAATATCAAGGTACATTTGACCCGTATGTTTCAAGATTTTTCAATAGTGATTTTAATTATTCATATATTCATTTTGAACGCGTGAACTTCTTGAAAGCTGGTATTGATCGTGCAACTAAGATTAATACCGTCTCTCCAAACTATAAAAATGAGATATTAACCCAACAGTATGGTTTTTCATTAGATGGCTCACTCCGTAATCGATCTAATGATTTAGTTGGTATTTTAAACGGTATAGATGAAGATACATTTAATCCAAAAGTAGATGATTATATTTACAAATATGATATTAAAACCTATAAAAAAGGAAAATTTGAAAACAAACGTCAATTATATGAACTTCATAATTTAAATCATGACCTTAATAAGCCATTAGTAGCTTATGTAGGACGTTATGCAAATCAAAAGGGTGTATGGATGATTAAAGATACTTTAGAAGAAATTATTCAAACTACTGATGCTAATTTCTTTTTATTGGGTAGTGGAGATCCATATTATGAAAACTATTTTAAATACTTAACTGATAAATATCCAGATAGGGTAGGTAACTATGCTGGGTATAACGAATCGCTTGCACACTTGATTTATGCAGCATCAGATATATTTATGATGCCTAGTGAATTTGAACCTTGTGGTTTAGGTCAGATGATTGCGATGAAGTATGGCTCTTTACCTGTTGTACGTGAAACAGGAGGATTAAAAGATACTGTTGAACCCTACAATATGTTTACTAAAAGTGGTACAGGGTTTAGTTTCGCTAACCTTTCATCAAATGAATTTAAGTCTAAGCTGTTAGAAGCGATTCATCTATATGAAGAAAATCCGGATGATTTTAATAAACTTATACAACAAGCCATGCATAAAGATTACACTAATGATAAAATGGCATTAACATATATAGAATTATATAAAAACATTTTAGGGGGATAAAATGGAAACATTAGGACTTATATTAGCGGGTGGTAAGGGATCAAGATTAGATATCCTATCAAATAAACGCTCAAAACCAGCAATGCCTTTTGCTGGTAAATATAGAATTATTGACTTTGCTTTATCGAATTGTAGTCAATCAGGAATATATGATATTGCGATTCTTACACAATACTTACCATTATCTTTAAATGAACATATTGGTTCCGGTAAGCCATGGGATTTAGATAGAAATAACTCAGCAGTTACATTACTTCAACCACATACGATGTGGTATAACGGTACGGCTGATTCTGTCGTTAAAAATTTAGACTATATTTTAAAGAAAAATCCAAAATATGTACTAATTCTATCAGGTGACCATATTTATAAGATGGATTATCGCAAGATGATTAATGTACATAAAGAAACTAAAGCGAAATTAACAATCGCATGTCAAGAAGTAGACCCAACTGAAGTATCTCGTTTTGGTATCATGACAACCAATAGAGAAGATGAAATTATTGAATTCCAAGAAAAACCGAAAGAATCTAAATCACGCTTAGCAAGTATGGGAATTTATCTTTTTGATTTAGATTTATTAAAAGAAATCTTATTAAAATTACCAAATGAGGACTTGGATTTTGGTAATCACATCATTCCATATTTGATCCAAAATACCGAAAAAAAGGTTTATGCATATCGATTTAATGATTATTGGCAAGATGTTGGAACATATGAATCATATTTAAACACCAATTTAGATATGATTAAAGAACATAATGATTTAGATTTATACGATCCTAATTGGAAAGTATTTACTAAATCAGAAGAAAGGCCCCCAGTAAAAGTAAGTGATACAGCTAAGATTCAAAGTTCACTTATATCAAATGGCTGTGTCATTGAAGGTACAGTTATAAACTCTGTTTTATCTCCGGGGGTTAGAGTAGGTAAAGGAAGTGTTGTTAGAGATTCAATTATATTAAATGATACAATCATTAGTGAAAATGTAGAAATTGAACGTTGTATCATTGATAAACACGTTGTTGTCGGTAGAGAAACTAAGATTGGGTTTGGTGAAGAAAATATACCAAATATTGAAAAACCAGATGTATTATCATGTGGTATTACAGTGATTGAAAAAAGTGCAATCATTCCATCAAACCTTGTTATTGGAAAGAACGTACGAATTTTTAGATCAGCAAAATTTGATACTAAAGTAATTCCAAGTGGCACAACCTTAAAGTAATCAAATATAATAAAAAATCGCCTTTAATAGGCGATTTTATTATTTATATGTTATTTTAATGGAATTTGATTTAATAATTGAACATATTCAGAAACTGTAATTGTAACACCAGCTAAATCATCAAATTTTCCATCATTATTTAATGTTGGTAATGTTTGGTTTTCAACTAAGTATTCTCCAATACGTGCAGCATGTTCAAAGTATTCTAACCCTGAAGAACCGTTTGGAGTTTTTAATCCATATGAATATCCTAATTGATTTTTAGTTAAGTATTTAGTAGGATTTTGTCCATTATATGGAGCAATAATACTTACTGATTTAGGAGCTGTTTCCGGATTACCATCGTGATCCCAAGCATATTTTTCAATTTTATTTAATTCATTCATTTTTAAACGATAACCAACTTGAGTTGTATTATAGTTAGCTAATACAATTGAACCATTAACAACAATGAATGTACCAAATGTATATTGGTTAAATGCTTCACCCATAATAACTACATCTTTAACTGGATCATAGAAGTTATTGCTAGTTTTTTCTGTTCCATTTTCTTTATTAGAGAAGAAGTAGTAGCCATCTTGGTATTTACCTTTAGCAATTGGCCCATTAGCTAATGCTTTTTCTACTAAAGCATAGAAATCACCAGTACCGATTGTTGCGCCAGCAGGAACTGGAATTCTATCATTGTAATTTTGTGTTTCAATTAATTTAGCAGTAATTAAATCAGCTTGTTCATGCCATTTTAATTTAGTTGGATCAGAAGACATATTGTATAAACCGGCTTTTGATGCATCATATTTTGATAAACCTTTAGTTGCTAATGTATCTCCAGCGATATGATATCCATTCCATTCAGCATCAACGATTTTGTTACCCTTCTTAGTAACAACAACGTAGTAAACCCATGCAGAATCTTGATTAGTTTCAGCCGTTGCGAAGTAGTAAGTATAATTATTTTGAGAACATCCTGCCAATGTAATCACAGAAATAATTGTTAGTAAGATTAATAATAACTTTTTCATATTTACCTCCATGTGTGAATCGTTATTTTTTCAACATTTCAATTATATATTTATTATACTTGTAAGTAAAGCAATTATATAAAATAATATTTCATAATTTGTGAAAATTTGTAATAAAAAATAGGGATTAAGATAACCCCTATTTCGTTACACTATATCGTATTTTATTATTTAGCGTTTGCAACTGCTCTTTGAGTAACTGCTTGGTAATCTTTGAAATCTGATAGTGTAGCACCTGAAACGAAATCAGCTGAAGCCCATTTCTTATCAGCATTTAATGCGAATGTACCTTCATAATCTGCAATCATTGCTTTAATAACTTCTTCCATGTTACCTTTCCATCCTAATGGATAGTTAGCACCGCTCCAGTAACCTGATTCAGATTTAGTCATAGCTTTAGCAGCATTACCTGTTACAACTAATTCAGTTGATTTAGTAGCAGCAGTAGCGCTATCAACGATGAATACTTTACCAGCTTTAACTGCTTCAACATAAGCTTTAGCTTTAGCTTCATCTTTAACTTCAGCTTCGATGTTAACTCCACCTTTTAGGTATTGGATATTGTTTGAATTATCTAATGAACCTTCATAAACTTCACCGTTTACATAGAAGAATTTAGCATAATAAGTTCTAGCACCTGTATTTGCATTCACTTTAACAACTACGTTTGCAGGAGCTTTATCAATGATTTCATCTCCGTTAACTTCTTTCCATTCGTCTTTAGCAGCGATTTGACCTGCATTATATGGTAAGAAATATTCTTCAATTGACATTTCTTTAATTTTCTTACCTGACATTTTAACGTTGACTTCACCAACGTAGTGACCATGTACTAAACCGTATCCAGTCCCCTCTTTTTCTTTTGCGTTACATCCCACTAATACTAGTGATGCAACAAATACGAACATAGCAAAAAACACTTTTTTCATATGATTTCCTCCTCTTAATTTGTGTTTATCGTTTGATTACAGCCTTATTATAATTTAGTATTTTTGAAATGTCAAAGAAAGTTATAAAAGAAAATTCATTGAAAAAAAATACATGAAATTGTATGTTTTTTTTCACACTTTATAAAATCATTTAGTAATTCAAAAAAGATATAGTATAATATTTTTTATGTGTTTGTAAGTAAATGAAAAATTTATCATTGTTTACATGATATGTAATATGATACAATAGTATCGTTATTGAAAGGTATGAATGAACTTGAAATATAAAACATTAAACGAACGACAAAAATTCATCAGAAACTTTTCTATTATTGCGCATATTGACCACGGTAAGTCAACATTGGCTGACCGTATTTTAGAAATGACATCTGCAGTACAGAAAAGAGAGATGAAAGAACAACTTCTAGACTCAATGGATCTAGAGCGCGAACGCGGTATTACCATCAAATTAAATGCCGTACAATTAACTTATAAAGCTAAAGACAATCAAGAATATATTCTTCATTTAATTGATACTCCGGGTCACGTAGACTTCACATATGAAGTTTCACGTTCATTAGCTGCTTGTGAAGGTGCTATTTTAGTAGTCGATGCTGCACAAGGTATTCAAGCACAAACACTCGCTAACGTATATTTAGCATTAGATAATGATTTAGAAATTATCCCTGTATTAAATAAGATAGACTTACCTTCAGCAGAACCTGAAAAAGTAAGACAAGAAATTGAAGAAGTAATTGGAATTGATGCTTCAACAGCTGTTAAAGCATCAGGTAAATCTGGATTGGGTATTGATGAGATTTTAGAAAGAATCGTCACTGATATTCCAGCTCCAACAGGAGATGAAAACGAACCACTTCAAGCCTTGATTTTCGACTCATTCTTCGATCAATATCGTGGCGTTATTCCTACGATTAGAGTGGTGAATGGATCAATTAGAAAAGGTGAAACAATCAAGTTCATGGCTTCAGGCGCTGAATTTGAAGTTGTTGAAGTTGGAGTTTATACACCAAGCCAAAAACAAGTCGATGTTCTCGGACCTGGTGATGTTGGTTATTTATCAGCAGCAATTAAAACAATTGGTGATGTTCGTGTCGGTGACACAATCACTAAAGTTGATAAACAAGCAAAAACAGCACTTCCTGGTTATAGAACATTAAACCCTGTAGTATTCTGTGGCTTATATCCAATTGACCCTGATCAATATGAGGATTTGAAAGAAGCTTTAGAAAAATTAAAATTAAATGACGCATCATTAATCTATGAACCAGAAACATCACAAGCATTAGGCTTTGGTTT of the Acholeplasma hippikon genome contains:
- a CDS encoding glycogen synthase, whose amino-acid sequence is MNIAFVSSEVFPYSKTGGLADIAHFLPKGLIKHGNQVTLITPYYKSISKYHHDMEFLGRKNIIMGGIETIVNFFILKKDDLDIVFIQNMHYFERDRFYGYNDDAERFTCFSYAALEVLQLLKNFPNILHLNDWQTGMIPYLLDTHYRHRNLNYYKLHTLLTIHNLEYQGTFDPYVSRFFNSDFNYSYIHFERVNFLKAGIDRATKINTVSPNYKNEILTQQYGFSLDGSLRNRSNDLVGILNGIDEDTFNPKVDDYIYKYDIKTYKKGKFENKRQLYELHNLNHDLNKPLVAYVGRYANQKGVWMIKDTLEEIIQTTDANFFLLGSGDPYYENYFKYLTDKYPDRVGNYAGYNESLAHLIYAASDIFMMPSEFEPCGLGQMIAMKYGSLPVVRETGGLKDTVEPYNMFTKSGTGFSFANLSSNEFKSKLLEAIHLYEENPDDFNKLIQQAMHKDYTNDKMALTYIELYKNILGG
- a CDS encoding glucose-1-phosphate adenylyltransferase, which translates into the protein METLGLILAGGKGSRLDILSNKRSKPAMPFAGKYRIIDFALSNCSQSGIYDIAILTQYLPLSLNEHIGSGKPWDLDRNNSAVTLLQPHTMWYNGTADSVVKNLDYILKKNPKYVLILSGDHIYKMDYRKMINVHKETKAKLTIACQEVDPTEVSRFGIMTTNREDEIIEFQEKPKESKSRLASMGIYLFDLDLLKEILLKLPNEDLDFGNHIIPYLIQNTEKKVYAYRFNDYWQDVGTYESYLNTNLDMIKEHNDLDLYDPNWKVFTKSEERPPVKVSDTAKIQSSLISNGCVIEGTVINSVLSPGVRVGKGSVVRDSIILNDTIISENVEIERCIIDKHVVVGRETKIGFGEENIPNIEKPDVLSCGITVIEKSAIIPSNLVIGKNVRIFRSAKFDTKVIPSGTTLK
- the lepA gene encoding translation elongation factor 4, encoding MNLKYKTLNERQKFIRNFSIIAHIDHGKSTLADRILEMTSAVQKREMKEQLLDSMDLERERGITIKLNAVQLTYKAKDNQEYILHLIDTPGHVDFTYEVSRSLAACEGAILVVDAAQGIQAQTLANVYLALDNDLEIIPVLNKIDLPSAEPEKVRQEIEEVIGIDASTAVKASGKSGLGIDEILERIVTDIPAPTGDENEPLQALIFDSFFDQYRGVIPTIRVVNGSIRKGETIKFMASGAEFEVVEVGVYTPSQKQVDVLGPGDVGYLSAAIKTIGDVRVGDTITKVDKQAKTALPGYRTLNPVVFCGLYPIDPDQYEDLKEALEKLKLNDASLIYEPETSQALGFGFRTGFLGLLHMDIIQERISREFNIELIATAPSVIYRVHQTNGEMILVDNPSFLPDVQKIDFIEEPYVKATIMSPKDYVGAVMDICQKKRGIFGDMKYVDPTRVMLTYTIPLAEIVYDFFDKLKSSTKGYASFDYEMAGYKPSELRKMDIMLNGEVVDALSVIVHRDFAYQRGKAIVEKLKELIPRQMFEIPVQAALGGKIIARETIKAMRKDVLAKCYGGDVSRKKKLLEKQKEGKKRMKQFGRVEIPQSAFMAILSNSDE